Proteins encoded by one window of Xylanibacillus composti:
- a CDS encoding lipoate--protein ligase family protein — translation MQWRYVQSGAMDPAMNMAVDEAILTAHSEGKVPPTLRFYAWEPASLSIGYFQKAEEEVDFAELNRRGIGFVRRPTGGRAVLHDQELTYSLIVSEDYPDMPRGVTEAYRVLSEGLLLGFRRLGLQAEMVNLASEAEKAKYAAAAGSAVCFDSPSWYELVVEGRKVAGSAQTRQKGVVLQHGSILLDLDVDALFDVLKFPSERIKERMKRSFPEKAVAINELLRAANREAVTLPAVEAAFHEGFAEAMKVELVPGELTADERKLAAQLAEEKYSDLAYSFRR, via the coding sequence ATGCAATGGCGTTACGTGCAAAGCGGGGCGATGGACCCGGCTATGAATATGGCAGTCGATGAGGCTATCCTGACCGCGCATAGTGAGGGGAAGGTGCCGCCGACTCTGCGCTTCTACGCATGGGAACCGGCATCCTTGTCGATTGGCTATTTCCAGAAGGCTGAAGAGGAAGTAGATTTCGCCGAGTTGAATAGACGGGGGATCGGTTTTGTTCGCCGTCCGACCGGCGGCAGAGCTGTGCTGCACGACCAGGAGCTGACCTACAGCTTGATTGTATCGGAGGACTATCCAGACATGCCGAGGGGCGTAACGGAAGCATACCGGGTGCTTAGCGAGGGCTTGCTGCTGGGCTTTCGCCGGCTGGGCTTGCAGGCCGAGATGGTCAATCTTGCGAGCGAGGCGGAAAAGGCGAAGTATGCCGCAGCTGCCGGCTCTGCCGTGTGCTTTGATTCTCCTTCCTGGTACGAGCTTGTCGTGGAAGGCAGAAAGGTGGCGGGAAGCGCGCAGACACGGCAGAAAGGCGTTGTGCTGCAGCATGGCTCGATCCTGCTCGATCTGGATGTCGACGCCCTGTTTGATGTGCTCAAGTTTCCAAGCGAGCGGATCAAGGAACGCATGAAGCGTTCGTTTCCGGAAAAGGCCGTAGCCATCAATGAGCTGCTGCGTGCGGCCAACCGGGAAGCGGTCACACTGCCGGCAGTGGAAGCCGCATTTCATGAAGGATTCGCGGAGGCGATGAAGGTGGAGCTAGTGCCGGGCGAATTGACAGCGGATGAGCGGAAGCTGGCCGCGCAGCTTGCCGAGGAGAAGTACAGCGACCTCGCGTATTCCTTCCGGCGGTAA